The following proteins are co-located in the Synergistaceae bacterium genome:
- a CDS encoding amidohydrolase/deacetylase family metallohydrolase → MSRNVHDRERSEKGQEKEYRKDGKILLKGGRILDPGRKLDRQADLLISDGRVSEIGKGLSLLPEEGKTLNVRDLIVTPGLVDIHTHLFATGGNPCAWAGEYSVYPDHFSFRSGVTTMVDAGSAGWRNFDLFRVSVLDRSKTRTFAMINIASYGMISDLIEQHAPDFQPEMAAQTAEKHRDIAVAIKTAHYWGRDWASVDRALDAGNMAKLPVMVDFGYFLKERPYWQLVTKKLRPGDISTHCFRGPVPTADARGSVFPYLWEARERGVRFDLGHGGGSFLFRNAIPAIEQGFYPDSISSDLHVQSMNGAMMDMATTLSKCLAMGMTLGEVIARSTHIPAGMIGHPELGTLQPGAEADVAVWNLRRGKFGFRDTSGGRLAGEERLECELTLRAGEVVWDLNARDAMEWSDLPVDAGIRPGEYRIEP, encoded by the coding sequence GGGGACGGATCCTTGACCCCGGCAGAAAGCTCGACCGTCAGGCCGACCTGCTGATTTCGGACGGACGCGTCTCGGAGATCGGCAAGGGGCTGTCTCTTTTACCTGAAGAGGGGAAAACTCTGAATGTCAGAGATCTCATCGTAACGCCAGGCCTTGTGGACATCCACACCCATCTGTTCGCCACGGGAGGAAATCCCTGCGCCTGGGCAGGAGAGTACAGCGTATATCCGGATCATTTCAGCTTTCGTTCCGGAGTGACGACCATGGTGGACGCGGGCAGCGCCGGGTGGCGCAACTTCGACCTCTTCCGCGTTTCTGTGCTGGATCGATCGAAAACCCGAACCTTTGCCATGATCAATATCGCCAGTTACGGCATGATCAGCGACCTGATCGAGCAGCACGCCCCGGATTTCCAGCCTGAAATGGCGGCCCAAACGGCGGAGAAGCACCGCGACATCGCAGTGGCGATCAAGACCGCCCATTATTGGGGTCGTGACTGGGCTTCCGTGGACCGCGCGCTGGACGCCGGGAACATGGCGAAACTGCCGGTGATGGTCGATTTTGGATATTTTCTGAAGGAGCGCCCTTACTGGCAGCTCGTGACGAAAAAATTGCGCCCCGGCGACATCAGCACCCACTGTTTTCGGGGTCCTGTTCCCACGGCGGACGCCAGAGGCAGTGTTTTTCCTTATCTCTGGGAAGCGAGGGAGCGGGGCGTCCGGTTCGATCTGGGGCACGGGGGCGGCAGTTTTCTGTTCCGCAACGCCATTCCCGCCATTGAGCAGGGGTTTTATCCCGATTCCATCTCCTCGGATCTGCATGTCCAGAGTATGAACGGCGCGATGATGGATATGGCCACGACCCTGTCCAAATGTCTGGCAATGGGAATGACCCTGGGCGAGGTCATCGCGCGCTCCACTCACATCCCGGCGGGTATGATCGGACATCCCGAACTGGGGACGCTGCAGCCGGGAGCGGAGGCGGACGTGGCGGTCTGGAATCTTCGCAGGGGAAAATTTGGTTTCAGGGACACCTCCGGCGGACGACTTGCGGGTGAAGAACGGCTGGAGTGCGAGCTGACCCTTCGGGCCGGTGAGGTGGTATGGGATCTCAACGCCCGGGACGCCATGGAATGGAGTGATCTGCCCGTCGACGCCGGAATCCGGCCGGGCGAATACAGAATAGAGCCCTGA
- a CDS encoding Rid family detoxifying hydrolase, translated as MAKKEIKTNKSPDPLGPYSQGLTVGNRIYVSGQGPRNPQTGTTPSGIEEQTRQVMTNLKNIIEAGGGSMDDVVKSTVHLANLADFEAFNKVYSSFFNPPYPVRTTVGSALLGGILVEIDVIAELK; from the coding sequence TTGGCAAAAAAAGAAATCAAAACGAATAAATCTCCCGATCCGTTGGGGCCTTATTCTCAGGGGCTGACCGTTGGAAACCGCATATACGTGTCGGGACAGGGACCCCGCAACCCTCAGACCGGAACGACGCCCTCCGGCATCGAGGAACAGACCCGTCAGGTCATGACCAACCTGAAAAATATCATTGAAGCCGGCGGCGGTTCAATGGACGACGTGGTGAAAAGCACGGTCCACCTGGCGAACCTGGCCGATTTCGAGGCGTTCAACAAAGTTTACAGCAGTTTCTTCAATCCTCCCTATCCTGTGCGGACCACCGTGGGCAGCGCTCTTCTCGGGGGAATTCTGGTGGAGATCGACGTTATCGCCGAGCTGAAGTGA
- the citX gene encoding citrate lyase holo-[acyl-carrier protein] synthase translates to MTDSGLQAILDGREARWLRRRELCGQGALLTLVMNVPGPEKNLPLWNEAHHRVTNFLKTDLGDRTRFFERRESPAGAESHFVTEMSASELKRYAVLLEESHPIGRLLDLDVMDAQGNVMDRNALDLPPRRCFCCGKAARICSRAGTHSLEELLCRAEALLKAWQNEI, encoded by the coding sequence GTGACCGATTCCGGTTTGCAGGCCATCCTCGACGGGCGGGAGGCGCGCTGGCTGCGGCGGCGTGAGCTTTGCGGCCAGGGGGCGCTTTTGACGCTGGTCATGAACGTTCCGGGGCCTGAGAAAAATCTGCCGCTCTGGAACGAAGCTCATCACAGAGTAACAAATTTTCTAAAAACAGACCTGGGAGACCGGACGCGTTTCTTCGAGAGGCGGGAAAGCCCTGCGGGAGCGGAGTCTCATTTCGTCACGGAGATGTCCGCTTCCGAATTGAAACGTTATGCGGTTTTGCTGGAAGAAAGCCATCCGATAGGGCGTCTTTTGGACTTGGACGTGATGGACGCCCAAGGGAACGTCATGGACAGAAACGCTCTCGACCTGCCGCCCCGACGCTGTTTCTGCTGCGGGAAGGCGGCCCGGATATGCTCCAGAGCGGGAACCCATTCTCTGGAAGAATTGCTGTGCCGCGCGGAGGCGCTGCTGAAAGCCTGGCAAAACGAAATCTGA
- a CDS encoding triphosphoribosyl-dephospho-CoA synthase — MMFIFDVAQIAQKSLFYEAALYPKPGLVTPLDSGSHSDMDYKTFIDSGVALLPCFIACTSIGHDLSHWPPPDVLPRLKEAGKQGEKAMYHATGGINTHKGAIFLLGLLCAAVGRLQALQQTPNPVPVAETASLFVQGIVERELKTFEQGNADRGLASCTAGELAYILHRIDGARGEAERGFPTALTALEELKTLEAQNVSERGAPISLQMRQVHVLMGIMADNADSNLVSRGGIEAVGEVRSLAREVLAAGSVWTEEGRARIRDMEKALVAKRLSPGGCADLLSCALFLQMIEGELSA, encoded by the coding sequence ATGATGTTCATCTTTGATGTGGCGCAAATTGCGCAAAAAAGCCTTTTTTACGAAGCTGCCCTCTATCCGAAGCCTGGACTGGTGACGCCTTTGGACAGCGGCTCTCACAGCGATATGGATTACAAAACCTTTATCGACAGTGGAGTGGCGCTGCTGCCCTGTTTTATTGCCTGCACCTCCATCGGGCATGACCTGAGCCACTGGCCTCCTCCCGACGTCCTGCCCCGCCTGAAAGAGGCGGGCAAACAGGGCGAGAAAGCCATGTACCACGCCACAGGAGGCATCAACACCCACAAGGGCGCCATCTTTCTTCTGGGCTTGCTGTGCGCCGCGGTGGGACGGCTGCAGGCGCTGCAACAAACTCCGAACCCCGTCCCCGTGGCGGAAACCGCGTCTCTGTTCGTCCAGGGGATCGTCGAGCGAGAGCTGAAAACCTTCGAACAGGGAAACGCCGACCGGGGACTGGCGAGCTGCACGGCGGGAGAGCTGGCCTACATCCTCCACCGCATCGACGGGGCGAGAGGGGAGGCGGAGAGGGGATTTCCGACCGCTCTGACGGCTCTGGAAGAACTGAAAACTCTGGAAGCTCAAAATGTTTCAGAGCGGGGCGCACCGATTTCTCTTCAGATGCGGCAGGTTCACGTTTTGATGGGCATCATGGCGGACAACGCGGACAGCAACCTCGTTTCCCGGGGCGGAATTGAGGCGGTGGGAGAGGTACGCAGCCTGGCCCGGGAGGTCCTCGCCGCGGGAAGCGTCTGGACGGAGGAAGGGCGGGCGCGGATCAGGGACATGGAAAAGGCTCTGGTGGCGAAAAGACTGAGCCCCGGCGGCTGCGCGGATCTTCTTTCCTGCGCGCTGTTTCTCCAAATGATCGAAGGAGAACTTTCCGCATAG
- a CDS encoding glycosyltransferase family 2 protein, with protein sequence MKEPVTISVVSPVYKAVGCVEELYRRIRQALESIEPKLSYEIVLVEDDGRDGSWEKMVELASRDPRLRVARLSRNFGQHPAITAGLSLTEGEWVVVMDCDLQDPPEDIPRLYAKALEGYDIVAARRGKRKDPFWKRFTSRLFLLFFNWLSGMSNDPEIANFRIVSRLVADAYLNMKEITPSFGAHLEWLGFSVGYIDIHHQPRYSGKSSYSFRKLLRLAANNIVAYSNKPLYISISVGFFMSFFSTLYALYLVLKKYWVGVTIDGWTSLMVSIWFLGGMVIANLGIIGLYLGKVYSETKGRPQYVIARSVNCDEKK encoded by the coding sequence ATGAAGGAACCCGTGACAATCTCTGTCGTCTCTCCCGTTTATAAGGCGGTGGGCTGCGTGGAAGAGCTATATCGCCGGATTCGTCAGGCTCTGGAAAGCATCGAGCCGAAACTGTCTTACGAAATCGTCCTTGTGGAGGACGACGGGCGGGATGGTTCCTGGGAAAAAATGGTCGAGCTGGCCTCCCGGGATCCCCGCCTCAGGGTCGCGCGTCTGAGCCGCAACTTCGGACAGCATCCCGCGATAACGGCTGGGCTGTCGCTGACCGAGGGAGAGTGGGTCGTCGTCATGGACTGCGACCTTCAGGACCCTCCCGAGGATATCCCGCGCCTGTACGCGAAGGCGCTGGAGGGTTACGATATCGTCGCCGCCCGGCGGGGCAAACGGAAGGATCCTTTTTGGAAGCGCTTCACTTCCCGCCTTTTTCTGCTTTTTTTCAACTGGCTGTCGGGCATGTCCAACGACCCGGAGATCGCGAATTTTCGCATCGTTTCCCGTCTCGTCGCCGACGCCTACCTGAACATGAAGGAAATCACGCCCTCTTTCGGCGCGCACCTGGAATGGCTGGGATTCAGCGTCGGTTATATCGATATTCATCATCAGCCGCGCTACAGCGGGAAAAGCTCCTATTCTTTCCGAAAACTGCTGCGACTGGCCGCGAACAACATCGTGGCCTACTCGAACAAACCCCTTTATATTTCCATCTCGGTGGGTTTTTTCATGTCCTTTTTTTCCACCCTCTACGCGCTTTATCTCGTATTGAAAAAGTATTGGGTGGGCGTCACGATCGATGGCTGGACCAGTTTGATGGTTTCCATCTGGTTTCTGGGGGGAATGGTGATCGCCAATCTGGGGATTATCGGTCTCTACCTGGGAAAGGTCTACAGTGAAACGAAAGGCCGGCCGCAATATGTGATCGCCCGCTCCGTCAACTGCGATGAAAAGAAGTGA